A genome region from Leguminivora glycinivorella isolate SPB_JAAS2020 chromosome 13, LegGlyc_1.1, whole genome shotgun sequence includes the following:
- the LOC125232997 gene encoding uncharacterized protein C14orf119 isoform X1, whose protein sequence is MQSSRRSDHRKFNFSFALDLHLSARVKNKETMSFIVNSAVCLSVMPDCEHRPLARRMSAPGLTSEAQLRYLLQWFGEFSELQREDFLPVLAAASGGKADQLAATLAALSCEDKPVSLFQCRIKLFNEWYPTWTGDEKDRLVSGVTEMDPDFGKKLLEFLTNGPKMNGDLNGTSEVHSPTEENVEAQNEPEEHEDVVEDEEPAITQDANIGLEIAAAS, encoded by the exons ATGCAGTCGAGTAGGCGAAGTGATCATAGAAAGTTTAATTTCAGTTTCGCTTTAGATTTACATCTTAGTGCtcgtgttaaaaataaagaaaccATGAGCTTTATTGTCAACTCAGCTGTGTGCTTGTCTGTCATGCCGGACT GTGAGCATAGACCATTGGCAAGAAGGATGTCTGCTCCGGGCTTGACTTCGGAGGCTCAGTTGCGGTACCTCCTGCAGTGGTTTGGCGAGTTCAGTGAGCTGCAGCGTGAGGATTTTCTGCCGGTATTGGCTGCAGCGTCAGGAGGCAAGGCTGATCAGCTTGCTGCTACCCTTGCAGCCTTGTCTTGTGAAGATAAGCCTGTCAGCTTGTTCCAATGCAGA ATAAAGTTATTCAACGAATGGTACCCCACATGGACTGGTGATGAGAAAGACAGACTAGTTTCCGGAGTCACAGAAATGGACCCGGATTTCGGTAAGAAACTACTGGAATTCCTGACTAACGGACCTAAGATGAACGGTGATCTCAATGGAACGAGTGAAGTACATTCCCCAACTGAAGAGAATGTTGAAGCTCAGAATGAGCCCGAGGAACATGAGGATGTGGTTGAGGATGAGGAACCGGCTATAACCCAGGATGCTAATATTGGTTTGGAGATAGCAGCTGCCTCGTAA
- the LOC125232997 gene encoding uncharacterized protein C14orf119 isoform X2 — protein MSAPGLTSEAQLRYLLQWFGEFSELQREDFLPVLAAASGGKADQLAATLAALSCEDKPVSLFQCRIKLFNEWYPTWTGDEKDRLVSGVTEMDPDFGKKLLEFLTNGPKMNGDLNGTSEVHSPTEENVEAQNEPEEHEDVVEDEEPAITQDANIGLEIAAAS, from the exons ATGTCTGCTCCGGGCTTGACTTCGGAGGCTCAGTTGCGGTACCTCCTGCAGTGGTTTGGCGAGTTCAGTGAGCTGCAGCGTGAGGATTTTCTGCCGGTATTGGCTGCAGCGTCAGGAGGCAAGGCTGATCAGCTTGCTGCTACCCTTGCAGCCTTGTCTTGTGAAGATAAGCCTGTCAGCTTGTTCCAATGCAGA ATAAAGTTATTCAACGAATGGTACCCCACATGGACTGGTGATGAGAAAGACAGACTAGTTTCCGGAGTCACAGAAATGGACCCGGATTTCGGTAAGAAACTACTGGAATTCCTGACTAACGGACCTAAGATGAACGGTGATCTCAATGGAACGAGTGAAGTACATTCCCCAACTGAAGAGAATGTTGAAGCTCAGAATGAGCCCGAGGAACATGAGGATGTGGTTGAGGATGAGGAACCGGCTATAACCCAGGATGCTAATATTGGTTTGGAGATAGCAGCTGCCTCGTAA